A window of the Flavobacterium sangjuense genome harbors these coding sequences:
- a CDS encoding response regulator, with protein MELQVLMVDDHPPIIEGYRSILAYNSYGYTLNTIAAHSCEEAYNTIFQVKYPFDIVFLDLTLPPFLEKNLNTGDDLIPVVRKQHPNAKIVILTSHYESIVLFKIIKEHNPDGILVKSDFQAQELIKAFDVVVKGGTYFSETVLHHQKSWGEKNKVMDSYNRQILSLLAQGVKTKNFPDLLHLSKSAIDKRKAILKQLLGIDKGNDEDILKEARKQGLI; from the coding sequence ATGGAACTACAAGTTTTAATGGTTGACGATCATCCACCAATTATTGAAGGGTATAGATCTATTCTGGCCTACAATTCTTATGGATATACATTAAATACTATAGCTGCACATTCTTGTGAAGAGGCTTATAACACAATTTTTCAGGTAAAATATCCTTTTGATATTGTGTTTTTAGATTTGACTTTACCTCCCTTTTTAGAAAAAAACCTTAATACAGGAGATGATTTGATTCCGGTTGTGAGAAAACAGCATCCCAATGCTAAAATTGTCATTCTTACTTCACACTATGAGTCGATAGTTCTTTTTAAAATTATAAAAGAACACAATCCGGATGGGATTTTAGTAAAAAGTGATTTTCAGGCCCAAGAATTAATTAAAGCATTCGATGTAGTTGTCAAAGGAGGAACTTATTTTAGCGAAACGGTCCTTCATCACCAAAAATCTTGGGGAGAAAAGAATAAAGTTATGGATAGTTATAACCGCCAAATTCTTTCTTTGCTTGCACAAGGTGTTAAAACCAAAAACTTTCCTGATTTGCTACATCTTTCGAAAAGCGCAATTGATAAAAGAAAAGCTATTCTCAAGCAGCTTTTAGGAATTGACAAAGGAAACGATGAAGATATTCTTAAAGAAGCAAGAAAGCAAGGATTGATATAG
- a CDS encoding LytR/AlgR family response regulator transcription factor: MSQTYIIIDDDKDSVLKTQAIAERFRNLSFVASANNYDDGVNLILEHQPRLVFLEIDPTDKKSNLSLALINELYRYLRVVPKIIITTSKKDLAYDALQYEVIDYLLKPLNINDFRKAILKFDRAIQSDLPYFEEKNPVATFEVLDETLTEDLETAAVETDENEGEVKIIPAAENPTAVVSTVQAQQQSLVICVKSYGDYRYIDSEDVLYFEADNNSTDIHLNNGEMITAFKTLKHFETVLPPTQFLRIHNSYIINVNQVSRIHTGNTVCYIKNSTTKLPFSKSYKENVDLIISRIASGNYLEI, encoded by the coding sequence ATGAGTCAAACGTACATCATTATAGACGATGATAAAGACAGCGTCCTTAAAACACAGGCAATTGCCGAGCGTTTTAGGAACCTTAGCTTTGTCGCCTCTGCCAATAACTATGATGATGGTGTGAATTTGATTTTGGAACACCAACCCCGCTTAGTTTTTCTTGAAATTGATCCAACCGATAAAAAGAGCAATCTGTCTTTAGCGCTGATTAATGAACTTTATCGTTATTTACGTGTAGTTCCAAAAATCATTATAACAACATCAAAAAAGGATTTGGCGTATGATGCCTTGCAGTATGAAGTCATTGATTATTTGCTAAAACCTTTGAATATAAATGATTTTAGAAAAGCGATTCTAAAATTTGACCGCGCAATACAATCGGACTTGCCGTATTTTGAGGAAAAAAATCCTGTGGCAACCTTTGAGGTATTAGACGAAACACTTACCGAAGATTTGGAAACAGCAGCAGTTGAGACAGATGAAAATGAGGGAGAAGTAAAAATTATCCCGGCAGCCGAAAATCCAACTGCCGTCGTAAGCACCGTTCAGGCGCAGCAGCAGTCGCTGGTCATTTGTGTGAAATCCTATGGTGATTATCGTTATATAGACTCGGAAGATGTGCTTTATTTTGAAGCTGACAACAACTCTACTGATATCCATTTGAACAATGGTGAAATGATAACGGCATTTAAAACCCTTAAGCATTTTGAAACCGTTTTACCACCAACGCAATTCCTTCGAATTCACAATAGTTACATCATAAATGTAAACCAGGTATCGCGTATTCATACCGGAAATACCGTTTGCTATATTAAAAATTCGACCACCAAACTTCCATTCTCAAAATCTTATAAAGAGAACGTCGATTTGATTATCAGCAGAATAGCGTCCGGAAATTATTTGGAGATTTAG
- a CDS encoding glycine--tRNA ligase, which yields MAKQEDLFKNVVSHAKEYGFIFPSSEIYDGLSAVYDYAQNGVELKKNIREYWWKAMVQMHENIVGLDAAILMHPTTWKASGHVDAFNDPLIDNKDSKKRYRADVLIEDYAEKLNLKAKKEIEKARERFGASFDEEQYKTTNPRVMEYLSKEREILERMGRSLGSGDLEDVKNLIEELEIADPETGSRNWTDVKQFNLMFGTKLGASAENAMDLYLRPETAQGIFVNFLNVQKTGRMKVPFGIAQTGKAFRNEIVARQFIFRMREFEQMEMQFFVKPGEEMKWYEYWKETRLNWHLSLGLGRQNYRFHDHEKLAHYANAAADIEFNFPFGFKELEGIHSRTDFDLKAHEQYSGKKLQYFDTETNSNYVPYVVETSVGLDRMFLAVFATSLQEETLEDGSTRTVLRLPSVLAPTKAAVLPLVKKDGLPEVAQKIIEDLKWDFNVAYDEKDAVGRRYRRQDALGTPFCITVDHQTLEDDTVTIRHRDSMAQDRVKISDLRQIINDEVSVRNWLMKM from the coding sequence ATGGCAAAACAAGAAGATTTATTTAAGAACGTAGTTTCGCATGCAAAAGAGTACGGATTTATTTTTCCGTCAAGCGAAATTTATGATGGTTTGAGCGCAGTATATGATTATGCGCAAAACGGAGTAGAATTAAAAAAGAATATTAGAGAATATTGGTGGAAAGCCATGGTGCAAATGCATGAAAATATTGTTGGTCTTGATGCCGCAATCTTGATGCATCCAACCACATGGAAAGCTTCGGGACACGTTGATGCGTTTAACGACCCGTTGATTGACAACAAAGATTCTAAAAAAAGATATCGTGCCGATGTTTTAATTGAGGATTATGCCGAAAAATTAAATCTGAAAGCAAAAAAAGAAATCGAAAAAGCCCGCGAGCGTTTTGGAGCTTCTTTTGACGAAGAACAATACAAAACTACGAACCCAAGAGTGATGGAATATCTTTCGAAAGAAAGAGAAATCCTTGAAAGAATGGGACGTTCATTAGGTTCAGGAGATTTGGAAGATGTAAAAAATCTTATCGAAGAATTAGAAATTGCCGATCCTGAAACTGGTTCAAGAAACTGGACAGATGTAAAGCAATTCAACCTGATGTTTGGAACAAAATTAGGTGCTTCTGCAGAAAATGCGATGGATTTATATTTACGTCCGGAAACAGCACAGGGAATTTTTGTGAACTTTTTAAATGTTCAGAAAACCGGAAGAATGAAAGTTCCGTTTGGAATTGCGCAAACCGGAAAAGCCTTCAGAAATGAGATTGTAGCAAGACAATTCATTTTCCGTATGCGTGAATTTGAACAAATGGAAATGCAGTTTTTTGTAAAGCCGGGCGAAGAAATGAAATGGTACGAATACTGGAAAGAAACTCGTTTGAACTGGCATTTGTCACTTGGTTTAGGAAGACAAAATTATCGTTTTCACGATCACGAAAAATTAGCTCATTATGCTAATGCAGCTGCTGATATTGAGTTTAATTTCCCTTTTGGTTTCAAAGAATTAGAAGGTATTCACTCAAGAACCGACTTCGATTTAAAAGCACACGAACAGTATTCAGGTAAAAAATTGCAATATTTTGATACCGAAACCAATTCGAACTACGTTCCTTATGTAGTAGAAACTTCGGTTGGCTTGGATAGAATGTTCTTAGCCGTTTTTGCTACTTCATTACAGGAAGAAACCTTAGAAGATGGTTCAACACGTACCGTTTTACGTTTGCCATCCGTTTTGGCACCAACAAAAGCAGCCGTTTTACCATTGGTAAAGAAAGACGGTTTGCCGGAAGTGGCTCAAAAAATCATTGAAGACTTAAAATGGGATTTCAATGTGGCCTATGATGAAAAAGATGCTGTTGGAAGACGTTACAGAAGACAGGATGCTTTGGGAACACCTTTTTGTATAACGGTTGACCACCAAACGTTAGAAGACGACACGGTTACAATCCGTCACAGAGATTCAATGGCTCAGGACAGAGTAAAAATTTCTGACTTACGCCAAATCATTAATGATGAAGTTTCTGTTAGAAATTGGTTGATGAAAATGTAA
- a CDS encoding ComF family protein, with protein MWNHLLNLFFPKSCAGCHSFLLRDEKVICTQCRHEIPLTNHHKIEENEVIQKFYGRIPLEFGASLFYFHKKGIVQEMIHKLKYKGHEEISETIGNWYAEELKDLKQMAAIDYIIPVPLHKKRLRERGYNQIEGFGKALSANLNIPYESQLLYRKLYTKTQTKKNLLGRTDVIDNVFDISFSEEHHGKHFLVIDDVITTGSTLESCSRALLKIPDAKISVVCMAMSHS; from the coding sequence ATGTGGAATCATCTTCTAAATCTATTTTTTCCAAAGTCTTGTGCTGGTTGCCATTCGTTTTTATTGCGTGATGAAAAAGTGATTTGTACGCAATGCCGCCATGAAATTCCGCTCACCAATCATCATAAAATCGAAGAAAACGAAGTCATTCAAAAATTTTATGGAAGAATTCCGTTGGAATTTGGAGCTTCTCTATTCTATTTCCATAAAAAAGGAATTGTTCAGGAAATGATACACAAATTGAAATATAAAGGACACGAAGAAATTAGTGAAACTATTGGCAATTGGTATGCTGAAGAATTGAAAGATTTGAAACAAATGGCAGCTATCGATTATATTATTCCGGTTCCGTTGCACAAAAAAAGACTGCGGGAACGAGGCTATAATCAAATAGAAGGTTTTGGAAAAGCGTTGTCGGCAAACCTGAATATTCCATACGAAAGTCAACTTTTATATCGAAAACTATACACTAAAACGCAAACCAAAAAGAACCTTTTAGGAAGAACTGATGTTATTGACAATGTATTTGACATTTCGTTTTCGGAAGAGCATCACGGCAAACATTTTCTAGTCATTGATGACGTAATTACAACAGGTTCAACCTTAGAATCCTGCAGTCGCGCTTTGTTAAAAATTCCCGACGCTAAAATTAGTGTTGTCTGCATGGCGATGTCGCACAGTTAA
- a CDS encoding Ig-like domain-containing protein codes for MPKSIFKLICFLFVLSMASCAKRGSITGGDKDTIAPVLKASFPKNFSTNFNGKEIKLVFDEYVKLKNINKQLIISPPMKNQPDILPQTASKILTIKLKDTLQPNTTYSFNFGQSIEDYNEGNPYQQFKYVFSTGAYIDSLKINVKVKDALEKKVDNFVSVMLYEINEKYNDSTIYKESPRYITNTLDSLEVVTLENIKAGKYLLVALKDNGNNKFDPKKDKIGFQKQYITIPNDTVFEVELFKEKLPFKAIKPTQDSGNKLIMGYEGDPKNIKVTVKNGSEIIPSLITQIQKKDSVQVWFKPIKADSLTVAVEKDNFKKDFIVKLKKQKADTLRISADFAGALLRERFALNSSIPLVKFDKSKISIFNKDSIAVPFETEYDDFNQKLYFNFKREPLDQYKIKLLPNALTDFYEKTHDTLNFKIATKNASDYGNLRVILENAKRFPILVELTDKTGKVKATAYTESNPTIEFLTLEPDKYTLRIIYDDNKNKVWDTGSFLEKRQSEEVIYFPKEIDVRTNWDVEQPFNLKITN; via the coding sequence ATGCCAAAATCTATATTCAAGTTAATTTGCTTTCTTTTTGTACTGTCAATGGCTAGTTGTGCCAAACGTGGTTCGATTACCGGTGGTGATAAAGACACGATTGCTCCTGTTTTAAAAGCAAGTTTTCCCAAAAATTTCTCAACTAATTTTAATGGAAAGGAAATTAAATTGGTTTTTGATGAATATGTCAAATTGAAAAACATCAACAAACAGTTGATTATTTCACCACCAATGAAAAATCAACCTGATATTTTGCCGCAAACTGCAAGTAAAATATTGACTATTAAATTAAAAGACACACTTCAGCCAAACACTACGTATAGCTTCAATTTTGGACAAAGTATCGAAGATTATAACGAAGGAAATCCGTATCAACAATTCAAATATGTATTCTCAACCGGAGCTTATATTGATTCGTTGAAAATAAATGTGAAAGTGAAAGATGCATTGGAAAAGAAAGTAGATAATTTCGTTTCGGTGATGTTGTATGAAATCAATGAAAAGTATAATGATTCGACGATATACAAAGAATCTCCGAGATATATCACGAATACTTTAGACAGTCTGGAAGTCGTTACCCTTGAAAACATCAAAGCCGGAAAATATCTTTTGGTCGCTTTAAAAGACAATGGGAATAATAAGTTTGACCCAAAAAAAGATAAAATTGGTTTCCAAAAACAATATATTACCATTCCAAATGACACTGTTTTTGAAGTAGAATTGTTTAAAGAAAAGCTTCCTTTCAAAGCTATAAAGCCAACACAGGATTCCGGAAATAAATTAATAATGGGTTATGAAGGTGATCCAAAAAACATAAAAGTTACCGTTAAAAATGGTTCCGAAATTATTCCGAGTTTGATTACTCAAATTCAGAAAAAGGATTCCGTTCAGGTTTGGTTTAAACCCATAAAAGCCGATTCGCTGACTGTTGCCGTTGAAAAAGACAACTTCAAAAAAGATTTTATCGTAAAATTGAAAAAGCAAAAAGCAGACACGCTAAGGATAAGTGCGGATTTTGCCGGTGCGCTTTTAAGAGAGCGTTTTGCATTGAACAGTTCGATTCCTTTAGTGAAGTTTGATAAATCGAAAATTTCGATTTTTAATAAAGATTCCATTGCTGTGCCTTTTGAAACAGAATATGATGATTTTAACCAAAAACTGTATTTCAATTTCAAAAGAGAGCCTTTAGACCAATATAAAATTAAATTATTGCCGAATGCTTTGACTGATTTTTATGAAAAAACACACGATACTTTAAACTTTAAAATTGCAACTAAAAACGCATCTGATTATGGTAATTTAAGAGTGATTTTAGAAAACGCAAAAAGATTTCCAATCCTTGTTGAACTCACTGATAAAACCGGAAAGGTAAAAGCAACAGCATACACCGAGAGTAATCCAACGATTGAATTTTTGACACTTGAGCCCGATAAATATACGCTACGTATTATTTATGATGACAATAAAAATAAGGTTTGGGACACGGGAAGTTTCCTGGAAAAACGCCAATCAGAAGAAGTAATTTATTTCCCAAAAGAAATTGATGTTCGAACCAATTGGGATGTTGAACAGCCTTTTAATTTGAAAATTACGAATTAG
- a CDS encoding nitrilase family protein, protein MKIALIQTTLAWENPMENRSHLVQKINGFIEEVDLIVLPEMFSTGFTMNPKAVAETMQGETVSWLQHLAKAKNCAITGSLVIEEKGNYYNRLVFVFPNGDIKTYDKRHLFSLAGEDKSYSAGTEKLIVEYKGFRICPLVCYDLRFPVFSRNVENYDVLLYVANWPKLRISAWDILLKARAVENMCYTIGVNRIGTDNNNLEYIGHSQAVDFLGNYLLEPQETEGIFIVSLDKEKLLETRSKMAFLDDRDNFEIRNF, encoded by the coding sequence ATGAAAATAGCACTTATACAAACCACTTTAGCTTGGGAAAACCCAATGGAAAACCGTAGTCATTTGGTTCAAAAAATCAATGGTTTTATAGAAGAAGTCGATTTGATTGTTCTTCCCGAAATGTTTTCTACAGGATTTACAATGAATCCAAAAGCGGTTGCTGAAACCATGCAAGGTGAAACGGTTTCATGGCTTCAACATTTGGCGAAAGCCAAAAACTGCGCTATAACCGGAAGTTTGGTTATCGAAGAAAAAGGGAATTATTACAATCGGTTGGTTTTTGTTTTTCCAAATGGGGATATCAAAACCTATGACAAAAGACATTTGTTTTCGTTGGCTGGAGAAGATAAATCATATTCGGCCGGAACAGAAAAATTGATTGTCGAATATAAAGGTTTCAGAATTTGTCCGCTGGTTTGCTATGATTTGCGTTTCCCGGTTTTTTCCAGAAATGTAGAAAATTATGATGTTTTGCTTTATGTCGCAAACTGGCCAAAACTTCGAATCAGTGCCTGGGATATTTTACTAAAAGCACGAGCGGTTGAAAATATGTGTTACACGATTGGAGTCAACCGAATTGGCACCGACAACAACAATCTGGAATACATTGGACATTCACAAGCGGTTGATTTTCTTGGAAATTATTTGCTTGAACCGCAAGAAACAGAGGGGATTTTTATTGTAAGTTTAGATAAAGAAAAACTTTTGGAAACCAGAAGCAAAATGGCTTTTTTAGACGATAGGGATAATTTTGAAATTCGTAATTTCTAA